DNA sequence from the Candidatus Planktophila sulfonica genome:
ACCGCCATTGAGGCCAATGAAGTTCTGGCCAAATATTTTGAAGTTAACAACGATCTCTTCACCCTGCTGATTTCCAGGGGTATCAGTTGGTGCAATCCAATTATCTGAAACTGAACTGTTGGGGAAGATGCTTGTGTAGAAGTTGGCCGCTTCGCGAGCATTTCCGTTGAACCAGAGGCACGTTGTCATTTCCATGCGAGGAGAATAGCCGACTGTTTACTGGTTGATACGGGCCTTAATGAGCTTCTTAATCAGCCCTTTAGCAAGTGGCTTATCTATTGGGATATGGATGGCGCTCTTGGTGGTGGAGTACTTCGCCAGTTCATCAGGAAAGAGATGAAGAATCGAACCACTAAATGGGTAATAACCAACATGCTTCTTATTCGCTAGCAATCCGGCGACGATGACATCATCGACCCTAAATGCGGGCATTCCGTAACTGACAATCTCTTCTGCTGCAGGAACAATTTCAAGAATT
Encoded proteins:
- a CDS encoding iron chaperone yields the protein MAKAIPAAVKKIYATAPSPHRETMLEMRDRILEIVPAAEEIVSYGMPAFRVDDVIVAGLLANKKHVGYYPFSGSILHLFPDELAKYSTTKSAIHIPIDKPLAKGLIKKLIKARINQ